The Carassius auratus strain Wakin unplaced genomic scaffold, ASM336829v1 scaf_tig00215565, whole genome shotgun sequence genome has a window encoding:
- the LOC113095009 gene encoding zinc finger MYM-type protein 1-like — protein MQPHIRSFPKTQMGNRKRAFKDSWYKDNIWLEYSLSKDSAFCYACRHFSLPNAPSSVFTSTTGFSNWKKALCKERGFKAHSKSDHHQNAMYAWKQHQHVVKTKSCLLDSINKEREKKIKENQLYIKTIADVLLLTATQNISQRGHRESENSNNKGNFIAILEEVAKHDPLIKKQMSAYGNSKYTSSGIQNEILECLAEMVQTEIIKEVKDSEVFSIIADETKDLGKKEQVSLVLRYYYNGTVHESFLKFQQAESLDAAGLSSMIIKCLEKYGLEYRTNLVGQGYDGAAVMSGRHSGVSKRI, from the coding sequence ATGCAGCCTCATATCAGGTCTTTCCCCAAAACACAAATGGGCAACCGGAAGAGAGCTTTTAAAGATTCCTGGTACAAGGACAATATATGGCTTGAGTACTCATTAAGCAAAGACTCTGCTTTTTGTTATGCTTGCAGACATTTCTCCCTTCCAAATGCACCATCATCTGTTTTCACATCCACAACTGGCTTTTCCAACTGGAAAAAAGCCTTGTGTAAGGAGAGGGGCTTTAAAGCTCACTCTAAATCAGACCACCATCAAAATGCAATGTATGCATGGAAGCAACACCAGCATGTTGTTAAAACTAAATCTTGCCTATTAGATTCCATCAAcaaggagagagaaaagaaaatcaaagaaAATCAGTTGTATATCAAAACAATTGCTGATGTTCTTCTACTGACAGCCACACAGAATATTTCTCAGAGAGGCCATAGAGAGTCTGAGAATTCAAACAACAAAGGGAACTTCATTGCCATTTTGGAAGAGGTAGCCAAACATGATCCTCTTATAAAGAAGCAAATGAGTGCTTATGGGAACTCTAAATACACTAGCAGTGGAATTCAAAATGAAATATTGGAATGCTTGGCAGAGATGGTACAGACTGAAATCATCAAAGAAGTTAAAGACAGTGAAGTGTTCAGCATCATCGCTGATGAAACAAAAGATCTAGGGAAAAAGGAGCAGGTGTCTCTGGTTTTAAGGTATTACTACAATGGCACTGTACATGAAAGTTTTTTAAAATTTCAGCAGGCTGAGAGCCTGGATGCAGCAGGGTTAAGCAGCATGATAATCAAGTGCCTTGAAAAGTATGGCCTTGAATATCGGACCAACCTAGTGGGGCAGGGTTATGATGGTGCTGCCGTTATGAGTGGGAGACACTCAGGTGTTTCCAAAAGGATCTAA
- the LOC113094997 gene encoding tripartite motif-containing protein 16-like, whose product MASVNQSQRVMASISEQLLAAVDDLGTDQLKRFKWRLKNHYSFSATDLEKADAPDTVDLMTKRFGPEEAVKISVDILRKMNQNHVAEELEKNLKQAQADISIEDPAPVGAKLKPIKVTFISIVPRTRNDFLQYSHHLTLDLNTVNKNLRLSESNRVITHTCTVQLYPEHPDRFEILCQVLCRESMCGRSYWELQWSGFSVFISVSYKSIERERSGDECLFGRNDQSWSLSCFPSKYSFCHNKIETGLPVRPISSRIGVYVDHSAGILSYYSISDTMSLIHTVQTTFTQPLYPGIYVCPGSSVKLC is encoded by the exons ATGGCATCTGTGAATCAGAGCCAAAGGGTGATGGCATCTATTTCAGAGCAGCTTCTGGCTGCGGTGGATGATCTAGGCACAGATCAACTGAAGAGGTTTAAATGGCGCTTAAAGAATCATTACAGTTTTTCAGCCACTGATCTGGAGAAGGCAGATGCACCTGACACAGTGGATCTGATGACAAAGCGTTTTGGACCAGAAGAAGCTGTGAAGATCTCGGTGGACATCCTGAGGAAGATGAACCAGAACCATGTGGCTGAAGAGTTAGAGAAGAATCTCAAGCAAG CTCAGGCTGATATCAGTATTGAGGATCCTGCCCCTGTTGGAGCCAAATTAAAACCGATCAAAG TCACATTCATCAGCATTGTTCCCAGGACCAGGAAcgacttcctacaat ATTCCCATCATctcactctggatctgaacacCGTGAATAAAAACCTTCGTCTGTCTGAGAGCAACAGAGTGATTACTCATACTTGCACAGTCCAGCTGTATCCTGagcatccagacagatttgagaTTTTGTGCCAGGTGTTGTGcagagagagtatgtgtggaCGCAGTTACTGGGAGCTGCAGTGGAGTGGATTTAGTGTatttatatcagtgtcatataagagcatcgaAAGGGAGCGATCGGGTGATGAGTGTTTGTTTGGACGTAATGATCAGTCGTGGAGTTTGTCATGTTTTCCCTCTAAATACTCATTCTGTCACAATAAGATAGAAACTGGTCTCCCTGTGAGACCCATCAGCAGTAGAATAGGAGTTTATGTGGATCACAGTGCAGGAATACTGTCATACTACAGCATCTCggacacaatgagcctcatccacacagtccagaccacattcactcagccgctctatcctgggATTTATGTTTGTCCTGGATCgtcagtgaaactgtgttga
- the spcs3 gene encoding signal peptidase complex subunit 3 encodes MNTVLSRANSLFAFSLSVMAALTFGCFITTAFKDRSVPVDIQVSKVMIKNVDDFTGPRERSDLGFVTFDISANLQPIFDWNVKELFLYLTAEYSTKSNALNQVVLWDKIVLRGDNTKLNMKDVKSKYFFFDDGNGLRANKNITLTLSWNVVPNAGILPLVMGSGHKSLTFPETYETTKSY; translated from the exons ATGAATACGGTACTGTCGAGGGCGAACTCGCTCTTCGCCTTCTCGCTCAGTGTGATGGCAGCTCTCACTTTCGGATGCTTTATTACCACAGCCTTCAAAGACAGAAGCGTACCGGTGGATATACAAGTGTCCAAAGTCATGAT taaaaatgtAGACGACTTCACAGGACCACGAGAGAGGAGTGACTTGGGCTTTGTGACATTTGACATTTCTGCTA ATCTGCAGCCAATATTTGACTGGAATGTAAAGGAGCTCTTTCTTTACCTTACTGCTGAATATTCAACCAAAAGCAAT GCACTGAACCAGGTGGTGCTATGGGACAAGATTGTCTTGAGAGGTGACAACACCAAACTAAACATGAAGGATGTTAAATCCAAATACTTCTTCTTTGATGATGGGAATGGTCTAAG GGCGAATAAGAACATCACTCTTACTCTCTCATGGAATGTGGTACCAAATGCTGGAATCCTGCCATTGGTCATGGGATCAGGACACAAGAGTCTCACCTTCCCTGAAACATATGAAACCACAAAGAGCTACTGA